TGATCCCACTTGATTAGTATTAACCCCTCTTGAAGTCCCCGCACTTGATGCAGTAGTGTGTTTTCTCTTCTTTTGACTTGCAGCCATATTTGCCTACAATTAgagaaatacataaaaaggttAAAAAGGTTAAAATAGATTCATTATATGCAAGCAAACAAAGGTATAGTTACCCCAACAGCAGCATATTGACAACTTCTCTTATTGTGGCATGTTTGTAAGCACCTAGCACAAGTGACAGTTGTTGTCCTCCTTCCTCTTGCTGGTGGTTCACTCTCATCTCTCTTTCTAGCCTTCCTTGGCCTTCCTGGTTGCCTCCTCAAAGGAGGTGGCAACATTGATGGGTGTTCATTATCAGGTTTAAGCTCAGTTTGAGGAACAGGATGTATGGCACCTGCATAAACTCTTGAATAGCACTGCACAGTATAATATTCATGGCAATTTATGACTATGTTTGTACAACTCAAAAGCCAACATTAAATCATCATCATTTTCTACACTCATCCCACTACCAGTAACAAACGAAACAAATGATGCAGCTATGTTAAACAACTTATAAACATCAAACAACAAGGATATGTACGAATACCTTGCAATAGGGACATTATATAAAGAATCGGTTTTGTTTTCATATGTCAACACCACAGTAAATCTCTCTTCCACAGCCATGTTTTCAGACCTGCACACATGAATCACACATTCTTTAATTAGTCAAAATCTCCTGAAAAAAAAACATACTCTAAAACTATCAGTAACAGTAAGTGGTACCCACATGTTTTACTATAATACAAATATTATGATCACAcatccaaagaaaaaaaaaataaaagaaagcacAAAAAGTTACCTTTCCCCAGTTGTTTGACAGAAACCAACAAAATCGGGACCACAACTTCTCTTCAACAGAACCCAACTTCTCTTCGATAAAAACCAACAAAATCGGGACCACAACTTCTCTTCGACAGAACCCAACTTATCTTCGATAAAAACCAACAAAATCGAGACCACAACTTCTCTTCGACAGAACCCAACTTCTCTTCGATAAAAACCAACAAAATCGAGAAGAGAGGATTTAGGGAAGAAGATGGAAGTTAGAGATTTGAGAAGAGAAGTTATCGACTTGGGAGAAGACAGAAAGTTAGGGATTTAGGAAGAGAGAGGTTATCGATTTGGGAAGAAAAGAGAAATTAGGGATTTCGGAACAGAGGTTTTCATTTTcgggagaagagagagagaggatagGGATTTGAGAAGAGAAATTATCGATTTGGGGAAAAGTTACACTAAGGTTATTTTGgtcttttcatcttatttttaacggaaaagagggtAATAGTGGATGGAAGGACTGATTTGTTAACGTTTTGAttatataaggacgttttaataggtttctgaaaatacaggaactgacttgttaataatggcaatatccagggactaaatcgtaaattacccaaATTTAAAAGCCCATTTCTCTCTTTTTCCTGTCGTCTCCATTTGTCCCGCTTCGGACTATTTCTGATTCTCCTACTCAAAGTTTCCGGTCTTTTCAtcctcttctttcttctctcttCACTTCACTTCCATCCTCCTTATCTTGTTTCTTTAATCTTCAATCCACCGTCCACATCAAATTCTTTTGAGAAGTTTACCAAATGGGTGATCTCGTTGGTTTTTCTCTGCCTTCTCTGCTTCTGATGCTGCTTACATTGATGAGTTTATGCTTGATAAGTGTAGAATCAAAGACTTATTGGCAAGATGTTGAGGTTTTGAAAGAGCTTAAAAATGGGCTTGACCCAACTTCTGTCACCCCTGGCTCCTGCTTGAGCTCTTGGGACTTCTCTGTTGACCCTTGCGATAACTTGTTCAGTGAGCGGTTCACCTGTGGGTTCAGGTGCGACCTTCTTGTCTCCGGCACTAGTCGAGTCACCGAACTCAGTCTTGATCAGGCTGGTTACTCCGGCTCGCTTGTTAACTTTTCTTGGAACCTCCCTTATTTGCAGATTATGGACCTGTCTAGTAATAATTTCTATGGCCAAATTCCCGAGTCCTTCTCCAATCTCACTCGTTTGAGTCGACTCAGCCTTTCAAGAAACTGGTTTTCTGGCCAGATACCTGTGTCGCTTGGCTCACTCCCTAACCTCGAGGAGCTATACCTCGATAACAACATTCTTCAAGGCACGATTCCTGCAAGTTTCAATGGTTTGATTAGCTTAAGAAGGCTGGAAATTCAGTCGAACAAGCTGAATGGTGAGTTTCCCGAGTTGGGTTCTCTGAAAAACCTCTACTTTTTAGATGCTAGTGACAATGCCATATCCGGTAAAGTCCCAGCTACACTTTCACCATCTCTGGTTCAAATCTCCATGAGAAACAATAGCTTGGAAGGAAGCATCCCGGAAAGTTTCAAAAACTTGGGTTATTTACAAGTACTGGATCTGAGTCGCAATAAACTCAGCGGCTCCGCCCCTTCCCTTCTCTTTAACCACCCATCTCTTCAACAGCTCACTCTCTCATTCAATTACTTCACAGCCATACAATCACCAGCACCTATTGCTACTTCGACGGCCATTCAGAGTGAACTGATAGCCATCGATTTAAGCAACAACCAACTTCAAGGACTTTTACCCACGTTTCTGGCCTTGATGCCAAAGCTATCAGCATTGTCACTAGAGAACAACAAATTGACAGGGATGATACCAACCCAATTCGGCATTAAAACAGCCGAGCAGGGGACCGAATTCTTGCCGTTTGCGAGGCTATTGCTGGGAGGAAACTACTTGTTTGGGCCGATCCCGGTGGCGTTAATGGAGCTGAAAGCAGGGTCAGCGGACGTGAGACTAAACGACAACTGCTTGTTCCGATGTCCGGTGACGTTATTTTTCTGTCAGGGTGGTGATCAGAAATCGCTAATGGCGTGTAAAAGCTTTAGCCCTTTCATTCCCTAAACAAATCCATGTAATTACTGTAGTTTTTGTCAATAATATGTACgtggattaattaattaaaaacaagTTTAATAATAATGAGGAGGAAGACGTACGAGAGAGAAAGGTGATGATCAAGATCAAACCCTAGATTTTTTCGGCCATCCTCTGACACAACAATGTTGGTGTCCACGTGAATTTATGGGAGGTGGGGTAGACGCGCAAGAAGTGGTCTCGTAGAGCGTAGCTGCTGTGCTGGGTGCTTGTGGTCCACTATGCACTCGATTTGTTTTTGGGGCCGAGTATGTATACGAATCTATTCACGTGGTCTTTTTTTTCtgcattatctttttttttttaataaaatttatcaattttaaaaaataatctaataatgtttaaaaaaaattaatttaataatatgaattAACCTTGTATttggataaaataattttaaatgtaaatttaaacttaataaaaaatatatttttttgtcaaaaaataaaaaaatatcattaaagcataaacaaacaaacaaacaaacaagttTACTTTCAATACTTGTTGCTTTGgagaatgattttattataattttttaaatttatcaagtttttataaattttgtttgCTGCATTTATGACCTTGTAATATATTTTTAcgagaaaaatttttttatctcctTCAAGAATCTAGCGCGAAAATTGACCGCACTATGGATGTTCGTGGAGATGTCAAGCAAAAAACACAAAAAAGTAAACAAGTTATCTAGGAGTCAGCTCGGACACGGAGAGAAAAAATAAGCAAAATCAGAATCAAAAAATtcgaataaagaaaaaataagcgAAATCAGAGAGAAAATTCTATTATCCGAATGAGGACAATCTCGTATCTGAAACAGGCAGAAAACAATGGGCGGTCACAATAAAAAAGGAGCAATACTTACTAGAAATGAAAGGGGAACGACTGAAAAATTCTTTCTAAAGTTAATTTAAATACTTCATAGCAAGAGATTCTGCGGGAAGATGAAGCGATTAAGTGCTTTAAAACACTAATGAACTGCACAGCCATTGTCATTCACGCTAAAAACGAGAACAACCgagcaattaaaatttaaaatttgcctCTCGTTTCGTGATTCCAACTTCCCAACCATGGAATAAACGAAATAAACGtactatattatatatattttttcatttttaaattttaagtattacgATAATTTTTTACCACCTTAACTTTGAAAACATCAAAAtgaaattatgataattttataattctagttGTACTTGCATATGCtgaattttttagtttaattgattaaaataaaatatgcttCAGTCCTTCTGTGATCTGTCCTCAATCTGTTTTTCTTCCGTAAGGAAGGTTGCAATAATGTAATTccctatatataataaaaatatctatttttctttttttattgaatggataaatataaatatatttagtcTAACATCATAATTTGAAAACAAAAATACAATTACAAATCGCAAgcataaataaatattagttATAATTGCTTAAAAACCTTATTACAACAGAACTTACATGTAACCAATATAGTTTGAAAATTACAAGAGAACAACATCCTAGCACCAGTGGTCTAGTGGTAGAATAGTACCCTGCCACGGTACAGACCCGGGTTCGATTCCCGGCTGGTGCAGCTTTTTACTTTTTCAGCTTTAAAGTTCATACATCTTTTATGATGGGGACATTGATGTATCTAAATAATATGTACAAGTAAATGGGCTTACTAGCCTTTTTAAATGGGAATGGTTCCATAAGACAATTTTTCAGATTTGGGCTCACCAGCCTAGTCCATCTAAAATGAGCTTCTTCTTTTGTTTGGAAGTTGAAAATGATTTGATTTGAGCCTGAGTTCCCTTTAAGCCCATAGACATATTCAATTGAAGTATTTTTATTTCTCATCCCATTTATTATTTGAGTATTATCCATGTAggataattattttatctttttttaaaaaggaaataaaagcGATAACATCATAAATGACTTCACAAGATTTTACTACTTGTGCCAATAATAATATTTGGAAAAGTTATACGTGGCATAATTTCTTCATttctaattttgtattttattagctaaaaaattaacttatttaataaaaaaaataacatttcaaataaaattataattaagaatttcaaattaaaatatattattaaaaataaaataatgaataattcaAAGGATGATAATATGGGAAAGAGGGGGAAAGTCAACAGCGTGATGAAATCAGAAGATTTCAATgtatttgtttattttctttcattcgtTTTCTTCATAGAAATAAATGTTTAATCAAGAAATGTTTAGTTTATTTACAGAAAAGAGATGCAGAAGCCAAATTGGTCAAAGCAAAGAAAAACCCCAAAGTCAGAGGACCATATCCAATGAGGACTTTGAATTCAATTTCACTAATCTCAAACTACGTactgaataattaattaaacaacattttgaattaaaagattaattttaatattataaaaaagaaatggtAAACCAGTATTGGACTGACtggaaaataagtaaaaaatataaaaattaagttgcAGCTTGCTCCAGCACTTATCATCCTCATACAAGCAAAGGTGTGGTTTCTCAGGTGCATAATCAAACCGCAGCCTGCTCAAACATGGACTTCAAGTTTCTTCACTATCACCTtggaaattattattattattatctagcGTATGACACCGTCATTAGTTAACTCAAATCCATGCTAAATATTTGTTTATTCTTTGGCATTTTCTTTCCACTTGTAATTCAAACGttcacactttttttttttttcaagtaaaTAATGTTCTTTAAAGTAAAGAATGAATCAAAAGTCATTTCGCAATTTCCTTAGTATTGATCTTCTTAACAATTGCGAGACTCTCTCCAATGGTTTGAATACTATAATCTCCTTGAGTAATGATGGAGAAATTTTactagaaaaatttataaattttgacaGGTAAATTCCCATATTCCTATTTGACTACTGAAAATCTAAAGGAACTcaattaattcttttttaaaaattatttctcatatttagaaatataataagtgaaagatttttttttttaacttaaaaaaatgattttataatataaatttcttatatatatatgtgattTATTTCTAGTAATTGGAAACAAATTAACTTACCTCATTGATGACTATTCTTATAAATTATTGTACAAAATTCAGAAAAAAGTCTACAATAAACAATTAATCAACAACCATAGGATCTTTCATCTCCCAAAAAGCatgacaattttttttaatgggctaaaagtccCATAAGCAGTCAAGTTTGAGCAAgtcttttaatattaatttaaacatttaattaattttatattttaacatgTACAACTCCATTGGTACTCAATGGAGCTTactttattttcaattaatataattgTGGTTTGATGAAGCTAAGGATAATGAAATTAAAACCCAAAAGGCAGATAAGTACTTCACCTCCTGTTGTTTTACATGCATAGCCAAACCATTGGAAAAATAGTCTAATATGAAATGGGACATGCACCACCACTAAGTTCCTTGCCCACATATCCATCAAAGACTTCCATTATTGAAAAGGCAATccaaatttaaatatcaaaatgcATCCACACCCTTtctccacctccacctccaccaccaccgccACCATATTAATCAATCCATGACAATGATTTCtttgtaaatttatatatatattttttaaaaaaaaaaccatttgaCATGTACCCATTTAGGAGATATTAATCAAGATTGGTACGTGAGGTCAGGATGACTTTATATTGAAGTAAGAATCTCTAGCTATAATAAAAGTTAACCCTAGAACAAGAAACCCatgtagatttttttttctttttttgtgatAACATCAAGTTGCTTATTGGATCCCATCTATGTCATCAGATATAAGATCAGACAAATCAGAAGTAATTTGTATAATAATTACACTGATGTTAACGGATTACCATACTACATATCTTtctcatatatttaaaataatttcttgcTTGGTTTGTGATCATTTTTATTTGatcttttgctttcaataataattacaaTTTGGTCTTTATTACTGCTATTTTATTGCGTGTCCttttaatttattgtatttAAGTGGATAAAAAGTCTTATTCAACTGCTGCCAAGtcagaccaaaaaaaaaaaattgtaaaaatccacacaatatcataaaaataagaaaCCCATGGTTGTATTGGTTTAGGGTTTTGTAGTGTACAAATTAAATTACGAGTTTTCATggacaattaatataaaaagttaaatgtttagttagaaaataaaatattatatattttagtaacatagataattaaataaaaatatattatttttagaaatttatttatttgaaaatataattttttttccataaATAAAAACGTTCTTTGGCTCTGAAATTCAACGCTGACGGGCTAAAGAGGGGATTGCTTGGTGGGACTTAGTATTAGCACGTGGGGGCGGCGGAAGGGACAAAGAAGCAATTTGGAAAAGTGCGTTGCTGTTTTGTGTGCTTTTGAAGCATGCTTTGCTTAAACCAAAccctaaatttattatatttgctaaatttctttcattttattttgcTAAGTAATTAAATTGCAAAAAAATtgtcaatttattatattttgaattagaacaattaaataatataaatattaaaaattacaatcactaaataatatatataattaattaaaattatataaattaaataatataaatattcaataccACTAACGATTTTTTAACATATAATGTTGTTTtacttgaattttataaaatataatattattttaatcaaatgatgttaaaaatttaaataaattaataattttttaaaaaaattaaaaatttaataataatccccggtcaataaaaaataattaataattcattttatttgttGATATGtcttattttaattgatttagaGTATCAATTAATCATTACATGTGATACTAAATTTACGTTACTgatccaaaaatatatatatatatatatatatatattttttaaaatatttttttaatattttctcgaATTTGATATGAGCATAATTATTCTTAAAATCTTTTTAGAACCATTTTGAGGCACTCGGGTgatgtaatatttttattttttttatataaaaataattttataaaattaagattaaCTTTTATTGAAAAAGTTTTCAAATTCAACCTATTACAATCTTATACAAAATGTtgattaactaatttttttactacatcaaataaaaattttgaaagtttTAAGTTTATAATTTCACGGATTATAAAACTATGCTCATTATATTCTATATCTCTAaagtgaattatttttttattattttgctgaGTTAGTACTCTAAGATCTTTAAATGTTTCATTACGTGCACATAtgtgcatacatatatataagtaaaataaattataatactaaaatattctcatttcaaaaaaaaatatttaaatatttaaatgattattcactaaacattatatttttttaaaaaaatttatatttaaaattttattgatgacAGTTTAAAATTGTCATATATTTAtaactattattaaaaaataattgtaaaataatttattaattaattgattttaaaatttaaaatttaatatttatatttaatatttaaaataatattagaatTGATGTGGTTGAAATGAAATTatgttataattaataaatttataaaaaataaatgtgagacTCTAATGTTCAAAATAGTAAATTGAAAACATAGTAAGTGTAatgaattgtttataatttaaaattaattatgtaaaaatatatagtttgatctatttattaatttttatattataaaaaaatagagttaaattattaaattttttaaaaattcagttagtATTAACTAGTGAATATGAGACTATTAACTTTCGTGAAATCTCGTTTTATTATCGGAAAtgtgaattttattaaaaattcttataaataaaattacatatcatcggatcaaatttttatatataattatattttaatgtaaatataaataattatttttaaaatttttagtattcaaaattaaaagtattacttaaaacatgatattaaaataaaataataaataattcacAAAATGGGTTAATCAATACTCACATGAAGGTCGACATCTTTGATCTGGTaaaaagttttataaaattGTTTATTTATCAAGTTTGCCATccaattagaaataaaattaggaaaaaaaaaaacaccaacATCCAAAATTGCGCACGATTGAAACTCTTCTTGCATCATTGTCTAATTTTATAAGATTGAGAGAGCTCTTAATTTCTTACACCCTAATAAAACTACGTATTGactcattaaaattaataattttttaattttgaatgttgAAAAAAAATGTCTTATGCAAGATAGGGTTAAAAGTTTTAACATCAAGAAGACTACGTccaaagtaaaattaaaaaaacaaaaagtcaGAAAGGCTAATTGTCCAGTGATGGTCGTAATCAATGAGAAGAAATTGaacattttcaaaattatatatataaaatatgaaacCTACTTCTCCTATCTACTTTCATGgcaactaaaataaataaatgagaaaataagaaaattgtAACGGCCTGTGTTTTGAAATTGGATTAGCATTAGCGGATTTGATACCTAAGCCCAATAGAACTCATAATAAATCTTCCTAAcacttaaaaattttcatttgaataaatttaaatttaacctCAATACATTAATTGCTATTTATTTCCAAGAAGTAATCTAAAATTTCAgtgcaaaaataaaattaatacaatattatatttaatatatctcGTTTAATACTTATCATGGAATTTCTATCACATAGTTAAAGTAGTAAattgtatttaattaatttttttaaatattttatctgtttatattatttaaataaattaaattatttttaaaagtaataaattttatttttaattataaagaaGAGCAtattaataaactaataaattaaagtCATATCTGAGATAGTATGGGGAAAGAAACGAATCAGAAAATGCACATTAAATAGTCAATAAAAAACATccaaaattcaaataatatttgaaatatataACTGACAATAAATATAGGTAGGGCTGACATGAATAATCgaaatattcaaataataaaagtgGTAGAAGTTTCTGAAACGAAAAGATCAACTTTTGTAAATTGATTTGAAACAACAAGAAAGATCGAGATGtgaaatgaaagaaattctgtTTAAACTGAACGAAAAGAAACTACCGTTGCTATTAAAAATGAACCTTTCACTAGAAAACTTCATTACCATCACTTTTCCTTCCACTTCATCCTTCTTCAACTGTCAACCTTTTCGGCTTTCCCACTTCCCAATCTCAtcacaatttaatttttgtattttaatctttatttttctttaatatgaATAGTTTTCATATTTTTACCGACATATTAAACATGTGGATATTGTAATTCATTAAATgatgagaaattaaatatttaaataaaaaaaataattagaatgAGCTTGCTAGTTACTTTTCAAAGtgactatttaatattttttattttattttataattaattaaaaaataattgatataataaatatattttaactaataaaaaaatgttaacAATCACTTAAATAATGATTATTTTTTAGCATTTCTGTGGTTGGGAAATTGCAATAGTCAATGCAATTCCATCATTTAATGTAAAAGTAGCTTCATTTTGAACACATGTTCCCTTCTCTCACCAAACTCTTCTCATCAAAGTCAAAATGATTTTTTCATCTAAAAATTTCaaagatttttattaaattatgtaGTCAATTTAGcaataaatttgagaaataaTTTCAAAGTCAAGATAATGCAGCTAGTATTtccaatatatatattaaaaaataaatttacctaTTGCGTCAGTTTAATAGGAGGGCAGtattgatttgtggtcaaaatATAAGGTGAGCTTCTATTTATAAAACCACATCTGTGGTAAAAAAGaaagatttaataattaaattcatgAGAAGTCAGTTGAAATAAATATGTATAAATATAAGGgcgatttattaaaaaaaaaagagagttaaTTGACCCattaattatatgaaaaatcTGCTAATGCTTCTCGTCCTCGCTAGGCACTTCTTTGGTTGATATTATTATTTGGGTCATCTTGCTCAAATTTTCTTTGTTATGTGGTCCTTTCTAAtatgaaagaaaaggaaaaaaaaaaaaaaaaatcttttagtATGTATTGGGATTTGGCACGATTAGGAATTTTTGTGAGGGGGATTTTGTTAAGTGGAATTTCTTGGAttactaataattttaattattattttttttatataaattgttTCGATTAAAACtcaaacttaatgttttaagatTTTGAAAACGactctaataataataaaatatttttattaatcggTTGAATCTCTGTATATAAAAGGAGCAATTGGCATGTTGTAGAAATAAAAATAGCAAAATCCATACTGAAGATAAGCAAGACACTGGAATTGCATTACTTGGCTTGCTTCAGTTTGATGTTTTTAGTTTCCTAATGTATTCGTGTTTAAACTTGCTAAGCTGATAGTTAAGTCATACCAACACCCTACAATTAATAATTAGCTCTAATTTTCTCAAATTACGCAATAATTATCCAAACAATTAATGACAACTGGTATATGTATGAACACAGCAGAAGTCGGACACTGAATTAATTAAGGGGTGTAATTTGCTTTCTACCCAAAACGGTACACTTCATAATAGATGAGACAATTGGCTTTGTCCCATTGCAGTCTCTTCTTATCATTTTAACCTACCCTCTTTGTCCACCTTAGGCACCAACCctccattttttttaattttaattttttaaaattaatctaataattattattgtttaatctATATTCTAAGTAGCAACAAAAAAGGTAGCAATTGTATCATTCTTGGAAAAGTTAGAATGATTGAGCGAGGAAGTGCTGAAAGGGAGGAGGGGACTTGGGTTGAAGATTTTGACCGGAGCCTTTTATTATTGCATACTTAACTTTACTATGCGGGACCATTCGTTGAAAAATTCTAACGTACATCAAGTCTCATAAATACTCGGTTTACATACAGATTAATCACATGTATATACCCTAATGTATGGTAGATTTTTCTCAACTGAATTCTGTTGTATCTGCACCGCTCCTAAATGACTAACTCAGACAAGCATCCATCCCACTGCTGCCATATTTATTAGCTCTTGATCACACCCTCTACCCACTTCCATACTTCCAATTCTAATAGTTTTTCAATATACATGCATTtgacaatttttatttttttaacaaaagtatatatatatatatataattaaaagagTGAAATTCAAACTTAGATCATTAGCAGCAGAATTAACCAGATAAACAGATTATATAAAACGTCTATTTAATCAGTAGttaattaagtatttaaaattttttttaatctaatatccttcattttcaattttaacaTAATAACTTTAAATTTAACGA
This is a stretch of genomic DNA from Manihot esculenta cultivar AM560-2 chromosome 2, M.esculenta_v8, whole genome shotgun sequence. It encodes these proteins:
- the LOC110608494 gene encoding receptor-like protein 35; its protein translation is MGDLVGFSLPSLLLMLLTLMSLCLISVESKTYWQDVEVLKELKNGLDPTSVTPGSCLSSWDFSVDPCDNLFSERFTCGFRCDLLVSGTSRVTELSLDQAGYSGSLVNFSWNLPYLQIMDLSSNNFYGQIPESFSNLTRLSRLSLSRNWFSGQIPVSLGSLPNLEELYLDNNILQGTIPASFNGLISLRRLEIQSNKLNGEFPELGSLKNLYFLDASDNAISGKVPATLSPSLVQISMRNNSLEGSIPESFKNLGYLQVLDLSRNKLSGSAPSLLFNHPSLQQLTLSFNYFTAIQSPAPIATSTAIQSELIAIDLSNNQLQGLLPTFLALMPKLSALSLENNKLTGMIPTQFGIKTAEQGTEFLPFARLLLGGNYLFGPIPVALMELKAGSADVRLNDNCLFRCPVTLFFCQGGDQKSLMACKSFSPFIP